The Desulfatitalea tepidiphila genome window below encodes:
- a CDS encoding DUF4231 domain-containing protein produces the protein MNEDVQKSEAYDPSLKARDFKEMSQKDYMVERLNDQLKYYDKVANRSKKRYLQSRTISVVAGALVPVLVNITFPYSQIITTILSVIVVLIVSLEGVWHFREQWVNARSTSEALRKEYFVFSTGDGSYKNVKDPKDAFILFVERIEALIEAENNSTLQAMTRESGDKFSTWKSDIQTVEEPNTTQQQH, from the coding sequence ATGAATGAGGACGTACAAAAGAGTGAAGCATATGATCCTAGCCTTAAGGCTCGCGATTTTAAAGAAATGTCTCAAAAAGACTATATGGTTGAGAGGTTAAACGATCAGCTTAAATATTATGATAAGGTAGCAAATAGGTCCAAAAAGCGTTATCTACAAAGCAGGACTATTTCAGTTGTGGCAGGCGCATTAGTCCCAGTACTGGTGAACATTACATTTCCTTATTCACAAATTATTACTACAATACTGAGTGTAATTGTCGTTCTGATTGTATCCCTTGAAGGGGTCTGGCATTTCAGAGAACAATGGGTTAACGCTAGGTCAACAAGCGAGGCTTTGAGGAAAGAATATTTCGTTTTCTCCACTGGAGACGGGTCATATAAAAATGTCAAAGATCCTAAAGATGCATTCATACTGTTCGTAGAAAGGATCGAAGCTCTGATAGAGGCTGAAAATAATTCAACTTTACAAGCTATGACGCGAGAGAGTGGGGATAAGTTCTCTACTTGGAAAAGCGATATTCAAACCGTTGAGGAACCAAACACTACCCAACAACAGCATTAA
- a CDS encoding type II toxin-antitoxin system RelE family toxin, translated as MAGYEIFFKESVWKDLKGIPKKDLKKILAPFEAIGNDPRPIGGEKLAGHELFRVRQGTYRILYSKQDNELTIWIIKVGHRKEVYR; from the coding sequence ATGGCCGGATATGAAATCTTTTTTAAAGAATCAGTTTGGAAAGATCTCAAAGGAATTCCCAAAAAGGACCTAAAAAAGATCCTTGCACCTTTCGAAGCGATTGGAAATGATCCCCGTCCTATTGGTGGTGAAAAACTTGCAGGGCATGAATTATTTCGAGTGCGCCAAGGAACCTACAGAATCTTGTACTCAAAACAGGATAATGAGCTCACTATTTGGATTATAAAAGTAGGTCACAGAAAAGAAGTATATCGCTGA
- a CDS encoding CopG family transcriptional regulator produces the protein MSAKRATVYFDPNIHKALKLKSIETSKSISELVNEAVKSALAEDAEDIIAFEDRADEPLIGFSDMVKRLKKDGRI, from the coding sequence ATGTCAGCCAAACGTGCCACTGTTTATTTCGATCCGAATATTCATAAGGCACTGAAATTGAAATCTATAGAAACATCAAAATCAATCTCCGAGCTTGTCAACGAAGCCGTTAAAAGCGCCTTGGCAGAGGATGCGGAAGATATCATTGCATTCGAAGACAGAGCCGATGAACCGCTAATTGGTTTTTCAGATATGGTAAAAAGGCTTAAGAAAGATGGCCGGATATGA
- a CDS encoding DUF6036 family nucleotidyltransferase, giving the protein MLSKDFKKFIELLNGHNVRYLVVGGYAVAFHGYPRYTRDLDVWIELSPENADNVLKALEEFGFGSLGLKSEDFLESEQIIQLGYPPNRIDILTTLKEIKFEDCYKERVEVDIQGLKISFIDLENLKHNKRATGRPQDLADAENLE; this is encoded by the coding sequence ATGCTGAGCAAAGATTTCAAAAAGTTTATCGAATTATTAAACGGGCATAACGTCAGATATCTGGTGGTTGGTGGGTATGCCGTAGCATTTCACGGATATCCGCGCTATACCAGAGATCTTGATGTATGGATCGAGCTCTCGCCGGAAAACGCCGATAATGTTTTAAAGGCACTTGAAGAATTTGGTTTTGGATCATTGGGGCTCAAGTCCGAGGATTTTCTTGAAAGCGAACAGATTATCCAACTTGGTTATCCTCCGAACAGAATCGATATTTTGACGACATTAAAAGAGATAAAATTTGAGGACTGCTATAAAGAAAGAGTTGAGGTTGATATCCAAGGTCTCAAAATTAGTTTTATTGACCTCGAAAATCTAAAACATAATAAACGGGCCACTGGCCGACCACAAGACTTGGCCGATGCAGAAAATTTAGAATAA